TCAACACCGAGAGAAACCATTTTAGGACCGCCCTACGGGGCTTTCAGGCGAACCCAGACTCTTTGTTACGCCTTTTTGAAAGGTCTAGACCTTACGGCAAAGACGTGCCGCGATTCTGGATTCGCCTGAAAGCCAGAGTTCATCTGAATTAATCAGAGGTGCCTTAAGCAGGCTTACGCCAATCTGAAAACCGCTTTGGATGCGGTCAACGCCAAACCCGAGCAGGTGACAAAGATCACGACCTATGTAGTCGATTACCACCCGGATCGACTAACGACTATGACTGAGCACCTGAGATCATTATTCGGAGATACCCTACCCGCTCAAACTCTGGTGCCGGTACCCAGATTAGCGTTGGATGGCATGTTGTTTGAAGTCGATGCCGTGGCGGTGCTGGACTAGACAACCCTGAATATCACAACGGCGCATCGATCGCCGCTGTGATATTACATGTCGACTACCAATACAGGTTAGCCGCGATACCAACCAACCTGGGAGCACCCACCTCATAAGCTCGAGTGTTGTTGGGCAGCTGAGTCGTAAACTCATTCAACTTGTAGTCACGGTCCAATAGATTGTCCGCAAACACATAGGCGCTCCAGTCAGCGGCTTCATAGCCCAGTTTAACGTTCACCAGACTGTAGGAATCACGCTCGATTTCGTTATCCGCCTGAACGTAGGCATCGCCAACATAACTGATGTTACCGGTGGCAAAAATGCCCATATAATTGCGATAGGTGGCGCCGAAATTGGCGGTAAGATCCGGAGCACCGGCAAACTCATTACCTTCATTCTCCGGGGTAGATTCAAAGTCATCGAATTCAGTTTCGACATAACCCAGAGAGGCCGTAAAAGAAATTTCCGGGGTGGCTTGCAGGGTACTTTCAATTTCGCCGCCCCAAAGATGGGCCTCTCCCGCATTTTGAATTTCAGTATCGTAAGGGTTACCCGCAGACAATTGGACATCAACCTGCATGTCTTTCCAGTCAACATAAAAAAGGTTGGCGTTCACAATTAAACGATCATCCCACCAGGCCGAACGCAATGAGAGTTCGTAGTTATCGGTGGTTTCTTCGTCATAGGAGGTGGCCGCTCCGGTCGCCAGATTGGTCGACACACCGCCCGAACGATAGCCCGTCTGAAAAGTGGCAGCAACACTCATATCCGCTGTGATGTCGTACTTTAACCCCACTTTGGGCAAGAAGACCAAAAAGTCATCTTCGTCTTTTCCGCTGCCATTTAGAAAGGCTAAAGCATCACCCCAGGTTGGAAACGGAGGGCCAGGTAATACCCCGCCGTAACCCGTACCATATTCAGAATGAACGACATTATTGGTGTTATCACTGCTGCGCTCTTCATAATCGACGCGTAATCCTGTCAACAGGGTCCAATCAGAGGCAAATTGGTAATCAGCATTGAAATAAGCGGCGTAATTTTCGAATTTTTCATCTGATGTACCCGAAGTTGTCAATAATGCTGATCCGGCAGGCAGTGGCCCCAAAATACTTTCAAAAGCAGAAGTGAAGTCAATACCGTCACTAGTGACATCACCATCGCTCTCCCCTTTGGCCACATAGATGCCGACCACCGCACTCAGATCGTCGCCTTCAAAGTTAACACGCAGATCCTGGGACAAAATGTACTCGTCCAGATCCTGTCCGATGGTACCGTCACCGGTTAGGGTCTGGAAACTATCGCCATCAGAATCGCGGAAAAAATTGGAGTTGCTGTAGCTGGTTACCGAGGTCAAACTGAAATCTGAATTCAGAGGAATGGTGCCTTCAAGAATATAGTTTCTGACATCGGTATCGCGCTTGCTGTCGTAGTTGTCGTAGGCTTTTCGCTTATAGGCATCAAATAAAATGTTATCGTCACCGTCTTCTTCGTAGTTAATATCGGTAACCGTAAACAACCATTCAGAGCCATTGTCTGCCTGATAGAGTAATTTACCCCGGAAGGTATCGGTCTTGACCGAACTCCATTCGTTATCGTCCAGCACCTGGTTGTCGATAAACCCGTCGCTCGCCTGACGATCCAACGCAATCCTGAAGGCCAAATTGTCGGTGATAGCGCCAGTCTGGGCCACTGCCAACTGATAAGTGCCGTATTCACCATAGGTCACTTTTGACTGACCACTGCTTTCGAATTCCGGATCTTTGGACTTGAGAATAACAGTACCCGCCAGTGCGTTTCGCCCCTGGTTGGTCGATTGTGGGCCACGCAAGACTTCCACCTGCTCCATATCCCAGGTAGAGATAACCCGAGCCTGTGCAGCGCGATTGGTCAATGTCGCCCCATCGGTTACCACGCTGATGGTTCTGCTGGCGGTTGAACCGCCGGCAGGCCCCAAACTGGACACCCCACGAATCGAATAGGAAAAGCTGCCATTACGAGTAAAGTTGGCGGTTTTATTGGTCAGGTCAAAAAAGTCCGTTAAATTTCCGTCCTCAAGATTTTCGCCGCTGTATACCGAAACCGATTCGACCGTGTCTTGTAAGGAACGCTCAATTTTCTGCCCCTTGATGACAATGGTTTCCTTATCTGTTGCGGCCTGTTCAGTCGATTTCTCCTGCGCCATCACCAGCCCTGTAGCCAAGGGCCCCGATAACAAAATGGCGGCATACAACTTATTCAACTTGAACATTTCCCCTCCCCCGAGGTTAGTATTTGAATGCGCGT
This genomic window from Aestuariirhabdus haliotis contains:
- a CDS encoding RidA family protein, with the translated sequence MNQRCLKQAYANLKTALDAVNAKPEQVTKITTYVVDYHPDRLTTMTEHLRSLFGDTLPAQTLVPVPRLALDGMLFEVDAVAVLD
- a CDS encoding TonB-dependent receptor; translation: MFKLNKLYAAILLSGPLATGLVMAQEKSTEQAATDKETIVIKGQKIERSLQDTVESVSVYSGENLEDGNLTDFFDLTNKTANFTRNGSFSYSIRGVSSLGPAGGSTASRTISVVTDGATLTNRAAQARVISTWDMEQVEVLRGPQSTNQGRNALAGTVILKSKDPEFESSGQSKVTYGEYGTYQLAVAQTGAITDNLAFRIALDRQASDGFIDNQVLDDNEWSSVKTDTFRGKLLYQADNGSEWLFTVTDINYEEDGDDNILFDAYKRKAYDNYDSKRDTDVRNYILEGTIPLNSDFSLTSVTSYSNSNFFRDSDGDSFQTLTGDGTIGQDLDEYILSQDLRVNFEGDDLSAVVGIYVAKGESDGDVTSDGIDFTSAFESILGPLPAGSALLTTSGTSDEKFENYAAYFNADYQFASDWTLLTGLRVDYEERSSDNTNNVVHSEYGTGYGGVLPGPPFPTWGDALAFLNGSGKDEDDFLVFLPKVGLKYDITADMSVAATFQTGYRSGGVSTNLATGAATSYDEETTDNYELSLRSAWWDDRLIVNANLFYVDWKDMQVDVQLSAGNPYDTEIQNAGEAHLWGGEIESTLQATPEISFTASLGYVETEFDDFESTPENEGNEFAGAPDLTANFGATYRNYMGIFATGNISYVGDAYVQADNEIERDSYSLVNVKLGYEAADWSAYVFADNLLDRDYKLNEFTTQLPNNTRAYEVGAPRLVGIAANLYW